A region of Nakaseomyces glabratus chromosome M, complete sequence DNA encodes the following proteins:
- the ATP23 gene encoding putative metalloprotease (CAGL0M10593g~Ortholog(s) have role in mitochondrial protein processing, mitochondrial proton-transporting ATP synthase complex assembly and extrinsic component of mitochondrial inner membrane, mitochondrial intermembrane space localization), whose protein sequence is MAGESFEWWRRTMQYQTGLGLTADEKARYEKDYAVYNREKQCKSCYEYRDWMLKYSPTVRFMIQQISKLNGNASDGKVLNFDESKIICDECPDWKSGGFHPEIGILLCQNRLKDKWHLEDTLSHELVHYFDNLKWQIDWLNLKQHACSEIRASALSGECRFSREFARLGFSMNFGRGHQDCAKRRAIISVMGNPNCKDKEHATKVVEEVWDSCFYDTRPFEEIYR, encoded by the coding sequence ATGGCAGGAGAATCTTTTGAATGGTGGAGGCGGACCATGCAGTACCAGACTGGTCTGGGGCTTACTGCTGACGAGAAGGCAAGGTATGAGAAGGACTATGCTGTATACAACCGAGAGAAGCAGTGTAAGAGCTGCTACGAGTATCGGGACTGGATGCTGAAATATTCACCGACAGTGAGGTTTATGATCCAGCAAATCTCTAAACTGAATGGGAATGCCAGCGATGGCAAAGTGCTTAACTTTGACGAGTCTAAGATTATATGTGATGAGTGCCCGGACTGGAAAAGCGGTGGGTTCCACCCAGAGATCGGTATTTTACTGTGTCAGAACAGATTGAAGGATAAATGGCATCTAGAGGACACATTATCACACGAACTTGTACACTATTTTGATAACTTAAAGTGGCAGATTGACTGGTTGAATCTGAAACAACATGCTTGCTCGGAGATCAGAGCATCGGCTTTGAGCGGTGAATGTAGGTTTTCTAGAGAGTTTGCCCGGTTGGGCTTCTCGATGAATTTTGGTAGAGGTCATCAGGATTGTGCCAAGAGAAGAGCCATTATCAGTGTAATGGGGAACCCTAACTGCAAGGACAAAGAACACGCTACAAAAGTAGTGGAAGAAGTATGGGATAGTTGTTTCTATGATACTCGACCATTCGAGGAGATATACAGGTGA